A segment of the Mytilus trossulus isolate FHL-02 chromosome 12, PNRI_Mtr1.1.1.hap1, whole genome shotgun sequence genome:
tttgaaccatatcgagcatatatgtGACACTATTGGGGGAAAGTGTGCGAAAGGACACaccagttcaaacacatcatgcaataaacaatgcccttcatcagaagTGGTCGCTGCTACCTTAACAACATTttagtcgatttatggcaggaatcagaagacgttgaGATGTGGTTATCCGTGTGATTgtaggctgcgcacaaagtactaattgtTTGGCGTATagcgatcaaccatgatgtgaaaagtcatctgaagattaattttcaaatgtctgacattgtaaagttcgactacagtaaaagttgtaaaatgaaagtttttgtacaaaaaacacttcattttgttattaaaattgaggttatataaataattttttttaaacattttttgttcgtttcaatgccaatgttatcataaactatgtttcaataatattaaacacatattatttattatatttcatccaaaagaagaggctgatttttcaagttttaaaaaatcaaagtgttgcaatacttttttccatgtgtatatatcataaattattGACATGTTTTTACGAACACATTTTTCACGGTTATCCCTAATTCGGTAAGTATGCacatattatgaaaaaaacttttgttatattttccaTAATGGAAAAACTTATAGACAAATGAATTGATATCTAAAATTGCATATAAAGGAGATTTCATTATCAGTAAATCGATACATATTTCGGTAtgttatgttaaaatcaatGAAATGGTTTGAAGAGGATTGTTCCTAAATTCGAAGCGTATAATCGAAACATAGTATACAATGTTACCTACTTAATCCCACACCTTCCAACATGTTTTCCAACATCATTCTTTAACCGAGACATTTTCATGATCCACAAATATGCATTTCTTTGCAGAAAACTTTGAGTATTCTGACACGCTGCCtcaatcaacatttttttgcGAGTGGAAAAAACCCAAAGAAAGAATGTAAAAACTTGTGTTCTTGAAGGTAAAGAGATTGGATTGTTCGCTTGCCATGTATTAAGTGTTGTATGGTGTGTATTTTTCACTATTTCATTGTTGTATTTTTTCGATGATATACATTTACATGACTGTGTATTAATGTCGATtatctcatttaaaaaaaccttGATATAGTTTAAATGAACCAAATTGGTATCAACTATAAAATATGATTATCCTCTTTGAGTTAAAGTGTAATCAATGTTGATGATTAAATTATGCGCtgtgcatttttttaaacaatcatTTACCTACCGCCTGAAGGTTCTTGTGTCGTGGTTCCTTCATCTGAATTTATTTCTTGTGTCGTTGGTTTTTCTTCTGATTCTGGTGTGTGTGTTGTGATTATTTCATCTGAGGTTCGTCGTTTGGTCGTGCTACTAATTTCAGAAGCCTGTTCTTTTGATGTGATACCATCTTCTGAGTTGTAATCTAGTGTGGTGCTTCCATCTCCAACGTTCATTTCTTCTGTTATGGTTGATTCAGCTGGGTTTGGTGCTTGTGTCGTTATGTTTTCTTCATAGTTCGGTTCCATTGACATGGTTATTTCTTCTGCATTAGGTTCCTGTGTAGTGATTCCTTCTTCTGGATTTAGTTCTTGTGTCGTGCTGATTTCTTTTGAGCTGGTTTCCTGTGTCGTCATATCCTTTATACTTATTTTTGAATTGTCGTCAACACCGATAGTGGATTGCATCATTCCAGTTTCAGTTATTGCACCAGTGCTTTGCGGGTACCCGTACTCAAAGTTACCTAAATAttgtatatcaattaaattaataagttatgtttttaatttttgtaatagGGACGCCTACACCGCTTATTTGGGTGTTCACCATTAAAAGGTTAGGAAAGAAAACACCTTGGACATGTTCAGAATATTATtggcatatatattttcaattgcaacatcaccaaaatattttttgttattcctATTAGCAACAATCGGCAGTTGCGAAATGTATGATATATATGCAAGTACACGGGACACGTATGTATAAAACATCATAAACTGTTGTATGCGATCTTAAATGCAAAAAACACAACGTCTCTTTCACTCGATAACACTTTATATAGCGTAATAAGGTACAATGGACTTAGATTACGATAATTTTTATGATCATTTAGTCAGGTTTTCGTGTTTGTGCTATTGGCTTTCAAAATGCTAAGAATTGAGTAAATATGATAAAGTTTGTCCCCAAAACACGAGTCATTGGGCCTGGAATTTgggttgttttcattttgagtATAAACAATGAATAATAGGTTTAACCACTCTTGAACATGTTCAATACAAGATGAGTGTTACAACATCaccttttatatttatgttgtcattttttgtattttgactcTATGTATGATaaagttaattatatatatttaggaaataattGGTTATTTGATGGTTGCAAATTAAGTTTGTTTGCGACTCCTAAGCGGAGCCAGTAAGCAGCTGATATCTGCAATCTTAAACTCATTAagtgatgccgtcggagctaaaatctcaattttaatgaaactgacagacaACAACCtcaaataatacaattaaaatctgtcatacGCTGTTTGCGTTTACATTTTCATAGCATCAATTATCAATTTATGCCACGAAAATTTATGATGTTATTTGTACGCGTTATCCAACCAAATTGAACGTTACAAGCGATGTTTCATTAGAATCATTTTTACACAGCATTAACATCAGTAGATGTTTAAACACGTATTTAAACAACGATAATTAGTTTTCCTTCTAACATGACAAAGATGATAGTTAAAACAGTTATCAAACACTTACACGGAAAAGAATCCTGATAGATAGCGCTGACATCGTGAAATTCAATAtgaactgaaaataaaataatttaaaaacattttttataataacaatgaataatatCAACTTCATTATAACTCCAAATACAAACCAATTTGCCTTTTCTAAATTCTTACAAATCATCGGTAATTTTATTCTTcgtaccccaaaatgaaaataggTCACGTCATTTTTTGAATTTCCattatttatgacatttttaaccaatcacagcgttttgttgtacatttttgaaaacattaccTAGAATGCATTTGATTCTGAAACGCCGAATTGTGTAAACCAGAATCGGTTATTTGAATTTAACCAGACAATATATTTTCTCTCTTATAAGTCAAACCTCTGAAACATCGCGAATAAGGGATGCATGGCGTTTTAATATTATGAAATGGTCAATTTTAGTCCGCAATACTCttaaactttgtaattgtttggtttttgatctaagcgtcactgatgaagtTTATGTAGCCGAAACGCGCGgctggcgtaataaattataaccctggtacctttgataactattaacaccactgggtcgatgtcattgctggtggacatttcgtCCCGAGGATATCACctgcccagtagtcagcacttcagtattgacatgtatatcaattatatggtaatttttataaattttctttttacgaAACTTAAATTTTTTCGAAAAgagtaaggattttcttatccaaggcatagataTTACCCTAGCCGTACTTGgcaatttttggtcctcaatgcttatCAACGTTGTACTCGGTTTTATAACGTTTTGATCAGAACAACACTGTCGAAGTTTATGTAGACGAAGCGCTCAGCTAGCGTTACActtgatatattttgtaaaaacctGCCTATTGGGAAATATAAAATACTATATGTTACTTAGATACATTTGTTGTTGGGTAGATGTTTACTTGACGTGAAATTTAaattctttgaataaaaaaagaaaacatttaaaatatttgattgatttattgattttttgtttaaaagtcaATCGATCACTTTAGTGAAGAAATGTTTATACTGCTAAATTATGACCTCATTTCTATActattgatttatgaatttcgaagaGCGGTATACTTAGGTGCCTTTTATATTTAGTCAATCAGTATGCATTATAACTGTCATTGATTTAAAGGTATCTTGAATGCATTCATGGTTAAAGATATACCATTAAAAAGCATAACTTACCTCttgtagttttaacatataCAGAATATACTCCCAAATGATCTGGTTCATTTGAATAGTGCAAGGTCAATTCATGCCGTGTCATAAAGTTATAGGAATTGTCCAGCATTAATCTACAGTCGCCTAAGTTACTGTCATAAATACTTGCAAAACATTCTATTCTCGTTTTACAGTAGTTAATGCAGTCTTCAAAGCTAGGGGATAGATCCGTCTCCGTATAATAGTTGCCTAATATGCCATAACCAGAGAGCGATTCAAACAAGCCATCAGTTGTAATCTCTAAAACAGGAATTTATGATCAATAATGTCTACTAAGTATCAATATAACATCAACTTAAAATGGTAGGTAATCAAATGgttaataatatacaattactgtcttttgatgaaGTAAATATGTAGtggttttgatatttaaaaagtaatatacACTAAGGTCAACGGCACGCGACGTTTTGCGCAGTGATTATACTTTTCCCGCAGTCggatatgcttatttattcaaaatcctattcatataaaataaaatactaactGTTTATCAATATGGAGTAATATACTTTAAAGCGCAAAACCCTAACTAAAAATAACTGTTAATTAAACCTATcccaaatagaaaaaaacaaaaaaaatcattggtaAATCCATATTGACACAGTTTATCTAAGTTAGAGCTAGCACGCTTCTATGTTCATTATTCGCAACTTTTTGTTATTCTCTATTGCgcaaatgacattttattgtttttctctgTCGCgcaaatgacattttattgttattctCCGTCGCGCAAactaacatgtttttttttaaaattcatttgcgacattatcacatattttccatattttttcgaATAGAAAatcgttttaatattttgaaaagcaaCGATTCtacgtttttttctttttttctatttttgtaatattttttttagagtaTAATTTTTGAAGAATTACGTTTCCTTCTTGTTCCCTTGTAATTGATTTGAGAGAATAACATTTTGACcaattagaatattttttttattctttcgaACTGAGTATTACTGTACGTATTGCTGTGTGTTGTGTTAATCTACGTTGGTAAGAGGTATAGGGGATGGTTCACATCTTTTActatttggttgggttgttgtctttttggcaTTTTGGCATTTTCATTCTTTATCTCATAAGATGTCAACCAACCATTTAATAAACTTACTTACCATCACCATGTTCAATACAAACAAAAGGATTATTCTCTTCGCACTTCTGTAAGAAATATTGCTCTGGGTTGTCTGAGTCTAAAGATACACAGACACTGTAGCTGTTGTTCGCTATAACGTATGTATCAACCACAAAATAATCGTCACATAGATCAACATCGTATATGTTTTCTGAATATCTTGGCTGTACAGCTCCAGTCCAAATATGTATGTGACTGAAATTTTgacatgaaaagtaaaataacaaaaatactaaactctgaGGAATATTAGAAACGGaatgtccctaatcaaatgacaaaacaattaaCTGTTATAATTATTATCCAAAGAAATTATTCCAACACCTTTTCtgttcatttatagaaatacaTAAAAAGCACTCTTGACGCGCGTTTGTCTTCACAAAACTCGTAATTTACGCTTTTACTAAAACAGTTTGGAAAcacaacaaatacaacattaaagattaaagcaataaaataaacaaacaacaaaacattgagtAAAAGCCAGTTTATGTCGTTTATACTATATTTGCGAgcagaaaaatatgtaaaaaacaagttgctgttatattatttgtaagcagtacaaatatagaaaatgcctgtataaGTGTTATTTTAGTCCAGGCGTGAACAAACATAATTAAAGAACAGAATTTCAATGTCCCAAGCGTTCGACTCATTCTGACGTTACTCACGTTATTGCGTCAATACTGTGTATTCAACAAGTTCACACTAATAATAAGCTTTTCAATAAAATCATAACAGTTAAGATATATAAAACTTAAAGCAAATGACTAGACAGGTAAATGCTATTTCAAGaacaaattgttttatcatgttttactATAGTCTAAAATAAGGACAACATTTTGacaaaacgtcaaaaatatgcGTGTCAGACGTAACAGACTATACGCATAACAACTTTAGCAGGGGTGTCTGTGTTCTTCAAAACAGAGTTAtatcgtccccgagggtatcaccagcccagtagtcagcacttcggtgttgacatgaagatcaattatatggtcatttttataaattttctgtttacaaaactttgaattattcgaaaaactaaggattttcttaccccaggagtagattaccttagccgtatttggcacaactttttggaatttggagtcctcaatgctcttcaactttgtatttgtttggctttttaactattttgatctgagcgtcactgatgagtcttatgtagacgaaacgcgcgtctggcgtataaaattataatcctggtacttttaataactattatatCCACAAACATTCGAATGAATAATATgctttatatataaagtattacAATATTACTGAATATGCGTTCCAGTAACGAAAATcgctatttttttataaaaacaaatagtggTCATTATAGTCAGATTTTGGAaattgttaagttatcaaaatctttaggttttaaaatataaggtaaaatgtTATTTCGTTTGTGTAAATTATGCTCACAAAAgtacatacaaagacaatatcaGAATCGAATTTTTGCAGCACTCACACTCCATATAAAAATGCAACGGCTTCTGACAAATGTCTTGCAAGTCTGATGTAGccgatttttaaaagtaaattggCATTTGCAAcgttatttattgaaaaataagatAAGTTGCATGCTACGTAGTGCTTTTCCGTAATTGtactttaattttacaaaacgGCTACacagtttttaataatttgcgtAGTCAAAACGACTTCCTTTTCAAAGAAATGAAATGTCTTTCAACACATCATGCACGTGTGCAAGTTTTTCCACCGGACGATTTTCATACGTTTTAAACGTTGTCGATTCGGGGTACGCTATTTTTGGTTGATCATCTGTATACTTTCTCAGACAGAGTTTTCTAGATGGTAAGATACTATCAACTAGACCACAAAGTATTAAAACAAATCCGATGACTGATGTTGTTTGTTTAGATGAGGTTCTTAAGTTGTGAAAAAGTTAGTATCATGAGAAGATTTCAaataccctttttttttttaattttcaaatttgagaaGCGCAAAACttcgattatttttttatttctctgcAATAAGATTCATATGTATAAAGCTTGAAAGTGAAAAAGAAATTGCCCTAAAGCATGCCATTGGCTATATACCTCTCCacatcattcaaagtttgtaaacatattagatgaattataattaaccttttttttctGACAATAGTTTCATTTCTTAATCAAATTGTACCgcttttattaaattgaattttataagCAAGACCCGTATAACTTGTAATGCcggacaaacttttttttattctaaaacaaaGAATTATCTTCCTCCTTTTCGGATCTAAATTGGGAAACAttgcattttattatgttttatgtcaACTGGTTCCTAgtagatagttgtctaattggcacttaTCATACCGTATATAtcttttcatttcatatatatttatgcatTACTCAAATACGataaattttgttgtttgttgcatACGTTATTTTCAGTCGgtaatatttcatgaatattaaGTACAACCAATCATTAAGAAGTATACATATTgatatgcaaaacaaaat
Coding sequences within it:
- the LOC134692038 gene encoding uncharacterized protein LOC134692038, translated to MMQSTIGVDDNSKISIKDMTTQETSSKEISTTQELNPEEGITTQEPNAEEITMSMEPNYEENITTQAPNPAESTITEEMNVGDGSTTLDYNSEDGITSKEQASEISSTTKRRTSDEIITTHTPESEEKPTTQEINSDEGTTTQEPSGDASVTSAHCLCSQVCTPKSTTKNTTIENLQKELIIDKKTFSSYKRSLICIKDFRSSSNAIGGFAIVILSVVFGILVLSDILLLFRRKANLNHII